In one Mucilaginibacter ginsenosidivorax genomic region, the following are encoded:
- a CDS encoding YXWGXW repeat-containing protein, with amino-acid sequence MKTIAKTGLILALSASLFTSCAADYYVAERPAEPVYVRPAAPYPGAYWIPGEWAWRGGRYVYINGYYARPRANRVYVQGYWHPVSHGYAWHRGYWR; translated from the coding sequence ATGAAAACAATTGCGAAAACCGGATTAATATTAGCCTTATCAGCATCACTATTTACATCCTGCGCAGCAGATTATTATGTAGCCGAACGCCCTGCCGAACCTGTATATGTACGGCCGGCAGCACCCTATCCGGGGGCTTATTGGATACCTGGCGAATGGGCCTGGCGTGGCGGCAGATATGTTTATATCAACGGGTATTATGCAAGGCCACGTGCCAATCGTGTTTATGTACAAGGCTACTGGCATCCTGTTAGCCATGGCTATGCATGGCACAGGGGTTATTGGAGGTAA